The following nucleotide sequence is from bacterium.
CAAATTCGAAACCGTTAAGGATCAGGGGTTTACCATCGAAGGTGGCCCCAACGGTTTTCTTGACAGCAAACCGTGGACCCTTGACCTCGTGCGCGAGCTGGGGATGGAGGACCGGCTCCTCCCGAGCGACCAGGCGGCTGCCAGAAGGTTCATCTATTCGAGGGGGAAACTCCACGAGCTCAAGCCCTCGCCGGTCTCTTTTTTCCTCGGAGGTCCCCTCTCCGTAAGGGGGCGCCTCAGGGTGATCGGAGAGCTCTGGGCCCGGACCACTCCCAAGGGCAAGGACACCTCCCTCGCCGAGTTCGCACGTCGTCGCCTCGGTCCGGAAGCGTTGGACAGGCTTCTCGATCCCATGGTTTCCGGGATCTTCGCCGGAGATCCCGAAAGGATGAGCCTGAGGGCTTCCTTTCCGCGGATCGCAGAGCTCGAGGAGCAATACGGCGGCCTGACAAGGGCCATGCTCAAGATCGCGTCGGAAAAAAAGAAAGCCAAAAAACGCGGTGAGGACACCGGTGCCGCCTCCGGTCCCTCCGGCCCGGGAGGGGTGCTGACGTCATTCAAGAGCGGCGTCAGCGAACTCACGGACCGCCTGGCTCTCGAGTTGGGTGAAGGTATGCACATCGGCGACGGGGTCAACTTTCTCCGCCGGGAGGGAGGGCTGTACAGGATCGTGACCACTGGGGGTGAATACGAGGCGGACGCTGTCATCATGGCCACCCCTTCCGACGTCACCGCTGCCATCCTTTCCGACATCGCACCCGACAGCGGTGCCATCCTTTCCAGGATCCCCTACTCGCCCATGGCTGTCGTCGGCGTCGGTTTCGACCTGACAGATCTCAAGAGCCCGCCTCAGGGTTTCGGCTACCTCATACCAGGGGTCGAAAAGCGCCGCATCCTGGGCGCCCTGTGGACTTCGAGCATTTTTCCAGGACACCGCTCTCCAGCGGGCAAGTTCCTGATCCGCACCATGGTAGGAGGAGCCAAGGACCACGAGACACCTTTCCTTCCCGACGAAGAGCTGATCCCCCTGGTGAGGGAGGAGCTCCGGGTCACCATGGGAGTGGAGGCCGTCCCGTCCTTCACATCGGTCATTCGGTGGCGCAAAGCGATCCCGCTTTATACGGTGGGACACCTCGACAGGGTCGCCGAGGTTGAAGGGCGGCTGCCCCACGGACTTTTTCTGGCCGGCAACGCCTACCGTGGAGTCGGCATCAACGATTGCGTGA
It contains:
- the hemG gene encoding protoporphyrinogen oxidase; the encoded protein is MSLQTRRIAVIGGGISGLSAAWFVRRIARQQGRPVQVDLFEKKERPGGKFETVKDQGFTIEGGPNGFLDSKPWTLDLVRELGMEDRLLPSDQAAARRFIYSRGKLHELKPSPVSFFLGGPLSVRGRLRVIGELWARTTPKGKDTSLAEFARRRLGPEALDRLLDPMVSGIFAGDPERMSLRASFPRIAELEEQYGGLTRAMLKIASEKKKAKKRGEDTGAASGPSGPGGVLTSFKSGVSELTDRLALELGEGMHIGDGVNFLRREGGLYRIVTTGGEYEADAVIMATPSDVTAAILSDIAPDSGAILSRIPYSPMAVVGVGFDLTDLKSPPQGFGYLIPGVEKRRILGALWTSSIFPGHRSPAGKFLIRTMVGGAKDHETPFLPDEELIPLVREELRVTMGVEAVPSFTSVIRWRKAIPLYTVGHLDRVAEVEGRLPHGLFLAGNAYRGVGINDCVRESEVAARKALEGLD